TACCGGTTCCTGCTGCGGGCCACGCATCCGGAGCCGGGGGACAGGTTCCAGGACGCGGCGGAGATGGCCGAGCAGCTCACCGGCGTGCTGCGCGAGGTGCTGGCCGCCGAGGACGGCCGCCCCCGCCCCGCGCCGTCCACGCTGTTCGGCCCGGAGCAGAGCACCGCCGGCACCGAGATCGCCACGGACGCCGCCGCCGGGGACGCCGTGCTGCCGCCGCTGCACGTGCGGGCCGCCGCGGCGGCGCTGCCGGCGCCGCAGGTGAGCGGCTCGGACCCGGCGGCCGGGTTCCTGGCGGGCCTGACCGCCCGCGACCCCGCCGACCTGGCCGCCGCGCTGGCCGCCGCCCCGGTGGCGTCGCCCGAGGTCAGCATGATGCTGGTCCGGGTCCGCATCGAGCTGGGCGCCCTCGACGAGGCCGGCGCGCTGATCCAGGAGCTGGACGCCACGCACCCCGACGACTGGCGGCTCGACTGGTACCAGGGCCTGCAGATGCTCGCCGGGGGCGACTGCGCCGAGGCCGTCGCGATCTTCGACGACATCTACAACCTGATGCCGGGGGAGATGCCGCCCAAGCTCGCGTTGGCGTTCGCCCACGAGTGCGGCGGCAACCTGCCGGCGGCGGCGTTCTTCTACGACATGGTCGCCCGCACCGACCCGACGTACGTGAGCGCGGCGTTCGGCGCGGCCCGGGTGCGGCTGGCGATGGGCGACCGGGCCGCCGCCCTTCAGGTGCTCGACTCGGTGCCGCGCATCTCCACCCACCACGTGGCCGCGCAGTTGGCCGCCGTGTCCGCCGCCGTGCGGGGCCGGCGGCCCGCCGAGCTGTCGCCGCACGAGCTGGCCATGGCGGGACGGCGGCTCGGGGTGCTGCGGCTGGACGCCGAACGGTCCGGCTGGTTCACCGCCGAGGTCCTGGAGGCCGCGCTGGGCTGGGCGCTGGAGCACCGGCAGCCGGGCCCGGAGGTGCTCGGCGCGCCGATGGCCGAGGACCCGCTGCGCCGCAGGCTGGAGGAGACCTACCGGGGGCTGGCCAGGCTCGCCGACGACCCGGAGGCCAGGCTCCGCCTCGTGGACAGGGCCAACGCCGTCCGTCCCCGGACGCTGTGGTGACCTTCGCGACCGACCGCCGGCTCGACTGATCGGGGCGTACGACGACATGGAACCCTTGGCCGCCACTCGCTGCCCGGACTGCGGCGAGGCCGTCTTCGCGGACGACGACTTCTGCGAGGCGTGCGGCCGGTCCCTGCACGGGGCGGCGCCGGCGACCCTGCCCCCGCCCGGCCCGCCGCCGCCCGCCGCCCCCCCGAGCACACCGGGCGTCCGGGTGTGCGCGGAGTGCGGCGGCACCGCGATCAGCGACGACGGCTACTGCGAGCAGTGCGGGGTGCTCCAGCCCAGCGGCCGGGAGCACGTCGAGGTGGAGACCCCCGAGGCGGTCGGGGTGAGCGACCGGGGCCTACGGCACAGCCGCAACGAGGACGCCATGGCGGTCGCCTCGGTCGGCGGGAACGTGATCGCGGTGGTGTGCGACGGGGTGTCCTCCGCGCCCCGTCCCGAGGACGCCTCGCAGGTCGCGGCCGAGACGGGCGCGGCCATGCTCACCGCCCAGCTCTCCTCGGGCGCGGACCCGGCCTCCGCCACCCGCGCCGCGCTCGCCCGCGCCGCCAAGGCGGTGGCCGCGCTGGCCGACTCCCCCCATGACGCGCCGGCCTGCACGTACGTGTCCGCCGTGGTCGGCGACGGCGAGGTCACCATCGGCTGGACGGGCGACAGCCGCGCCTACTGGATCTCCGGCGGGAACGGCGCCCGCCCGTCCACGGCCCTCACCGTCGACGACTCGTGGGCGGCGCGGATGGTGGCGCTGGGCGTGATGACCTCCGCCGAGGCGCACGCCGACCGACGCGCCCACACGGTCACGTCCTGGCTCGGCGCCGACGCCGACGAGATCGCGTTGCGCGCCGAGACGTTCCGTCCCGACGGGCCCGGGATGATCGTGGTGTGCAGCGACGGCCTGTGGAACTACCTGCCCGAGGCCGCCGAGATGGCCGAGGCGGTGCACACGGCCGCCGCCCGGCGTCCGCAGGGGCCGCCGCTGGAGATCGCCCGGTCGCTGGTGCGCACGGCGCTCGACGCCGGCGGTCACGACAACGTGACCGTCGTGCTGATCCCCTTCCCGACGAACGTCCCCCCGGCCGGCGAGGCGAGGAGCTGAGAGACATGCCCGAGTTCACCATCAAGGTCGACCAGAACCGGTATCTGCCCGAGGGCGGTCGCGAGGTGCACGCCATCGTGACGGTCGAGGCGACCGGCGCCGGCCCGGCGGTCGCGGGGGCGGCCGGCTCCGGCCCGGCGGCCGAGGTGATCATCATCGACACCTCGGGCTCCATGTCGTTCGGCGGCAAGATGGCCGAGGCCAAGCGGGCCGCGAAGGCGGCGGTGGACGCGCTGCGCGACGGCGTCCACTTCGCGGTGGTGGCCGGGTTCAACTACGCCAAGCCCGTCTACCCCAAGAGCGAGACCCTCGAGGTGGCGTCCGCCCGCACCAAGGGCGAGGCCAAGGCCGCCATCGGCAGGCTGGACGCGGCGGGCGGCACCGCGATCGGCTCCTGGCTGCGGATGGCCGACAAGATGATGTCCGGCCACGCGGGCGGGGTCCGGCACGCGATCCTGCTGACCGACGGCAAGAACCAGCATGAGACCCCCGAGGAGCTGGACGCGGCGCTGACGGCGGTCAACGGCGCCTTCGTGTGCGACTGCCGGGGCGTCGGCACCGACTGGGAGGTCGCCGAGGTCCGCAAGATCGCCTCGACCCTGCTGGGCAGCGTGGACATCGTCGCCGACCCCCGCGACCTGGAGGCCGACTTCCTCGCCATGACCGAGAACGCCATGGGCAAGTCGGTGGCCGACGTGGCGCTGCGGGTGTGGACGCCGCAGAACAGCACCCTGCGCTACGTCAAGCAGGTGTCGCCGAGCCTCGCGGACCTCACCGGCAAGCGCACCGAGTCGGGCCCGCAGTCCGGCGACTACCCCACGGGGGCCTGGGGCGACGAGGTCCGCGACTACCACGTGTGCGTGGAGGTCCCGGCGGGCGACGTCGGCCGGCAGATGCGGGCCGCCTGGGTCAAGCTGGTCGCCCCCGATGGGTCGGGCGGAGAGCAGGTCCTCGGCAGCGGCAACGTGCTGGCCGAGTGGACCGACGACGAGGCCAAGTCCACCCAGATCAACGCCCGGGTGGCCGACTACACCGGCCAGTCGGAGCTGGCCGGGGCGATCCAGGAGGGCCTGGCGGCGCGCCGCGAGGGCGACCTCGACACCGCCACCGCCCGGCTCGGCCGCGCCGTGGTGCTCGCGCAGCAGGCGGGCAACGAGCAGATCGCGGGGTTGCTGGACAGGGTGGTCGACGTGCTCGACCCCGTGACCGGTACCGTCCGGCTGAAGAGGAACGTCGACAAGGCCGACGAGATGTCCCTCGACACCAGGTCGACCAAGACCGTGCGCACCCGCAAGGACGGCTGATGCCATGCCGATCTGTCCCAATGGCGACCAGTCCGCCTCGGACGACTACTGCGACGTCTGCGGTGAGTTGATGACCGGTGCCGCGCCCGCGCCCGCCGCCCCCGCGCCGACTGCGGACGGCGGGGCCGGGGGCGCGGCCGAAACGGCCGGTTCGGCGGAGCCGTGCCCGGTCGACGACACGCCCCGCACCGGCCGGTTCTGTGAGACGTGCGGGTACGACTTCGAGACCGGCAATCGGGGCGGCGGCGGGGCGGGGACCATGCCGACGACGCAGTTCGCGCAGCCGACCGCGCCCATGCCGGTGCCCGCGCCGACGGTCTCGGCCCCCGTCTACGCCAGGCCCGCGCCCGCACCGCATCCGCCGCCGCCCGGCGGCTGGTCGGCGGTGGTGGCGGCCGACCGCGACTACTTCCAGTCGGTGCTGTCCGACCTCGGGCCCGACGGGGGTTCCCTGACGTTCCCGCCGTACGCCCCCGACCGGCGCTACATGCTGGTCGGCCCGCAGGTGCGCATCGGACGCCGGAGCCTCACCCGGGGCTTCACCCCCGAGATCGACCTGAGCAGCCCCCCGGAGGACCCGGGCGTCTCGCACATCCACGCGGTGCTGCTGGCCCGCCCCGACGGCACCTGGGTGCTGGTCGATCCGGGCTCCACCAACGGCACCACCCTCAACGGCTCCGCCGACCCCATCGACGTCAACGTGGAGATCCCGGTCGGCGACGGCGACCGCATCCACGTCGGCGCGTGGACGACCATCACCCTGCGAAAGGAATAGCTCCCGTGACCGTCACGGCGCAGTTCCCCATGGGCCAGGGCGAGGCCGCCCCCGTCCCCGTTCCGCCATCGGAACTCCCCGAGCTCCCGGAGCGACGTCCCGGGGGCGTGCGGCGGCTGACCCGCCGGGTCCACCTGCGGACGGTGCCCGCCCGGGTGCGGGCGCTGACCCTGGTGGCGGTGGTCGCGGTGGGCGCGCTGTTCGGGGTGGCGAACTGGGCGATCGGCAACGCCCGTTCCGGCCTGGACATCATCGGCCACGACGCGGGTCCGCAGGTCGTCGCCACCGGTGACCTCTTCTTCGCGCTGAACGACATGGACGCGCAGGTCGCGGGTGTACTGCTGATCGGCCGCGACCATCAGCTCGGGCGCGGCAGGGACGCGTCGCTGCGGCTGTACGAGCAGCGGCGCACCGAGGCCAACCAGGCGCTGCTGCAGGCGGCGCAGCTCGCCGGCGATGACGTCACCGAGCAGCGGACGGTGCGCGCGGTGCTGGACGGGCTCGGGCGGTACGAGCGGCTGGCGAGCCAGGCGATGCAGCTCGACCAGCAGCAGGCCCACGCCGCCGGGCCCCCGTCGCCGGGGGTGCTGAACCTGTACCGGCAGGCCACCGACCTGATGAAGCTGGAGCTGCTGCCGCAGGCGTACAACCTGACGTTGGAGAGCGGCTCGATCGTCCGCAAGACGTACGAGTCCAAGCACTCCTCGCTGCTCGACGGGCGGCTGTGGGTGCTGGGGGCCGGGGCGCTGGTGGTGGCGGTGCTGCTGGCCGTTCAGCTCTACCTGGTGCGGCGGTACCGGCGGCTGCTCAACCCGGCGCTGGCGCTGGCGACGCTCGGCACGGTGGTGCTGCTGGCGGCGGCGGCCGGGCTGTTGGGCGCGCAGGCGTCGCGGCTGGAGACCGCCAAGGAGGACGGGTTCGACTCGGTGCTGGCGCTGTCGCGGGCTCGGGCGATCAGCAACAGCGCCTACGCCGACGAGTCCCGTTACCTGCTCGACCCGGTACGGGCCGACACCTACGAGCAGGTCTACTTCGACAAGTCGCAGGCGATCCTCTACCTCGACGCCGAGAAGACCAAGAGCCTCCGCGACTACCACGCCAACCTGGCCGGGGCGGTGGGGCGGTTCGGCCCGGGCCGCAGCACGCCGGTCACGTTCCTCGGGTTCTTCGGCGACCAGGCCCGGCAGGCCGAGCCCGGCACCCGGGAGGCCGCGTCGGTGGCCGAGGTGCTGGCGGGCTATCAGGCGTTCCAGCAGAAGGACCGCCGCG
The DNA window shown above is from Thermomonospora umbrina and carries:
- a CDS encoding PP2C family serine/threonine-protein phosphatase, whose amino-acid sequence is MEPLAATRCPDCGEAVFADDDFCEACGRSLHGAAPATLPPPGPPPPAAPPSTPGVRVCAECGGTAISDDGYCEQCGVLQPSGREHVEVETPEAVGVSDRGLRHSRNEDAMAVASVGGNVIAVVCDGVSSAPRPEDASQVAAETGAAMLTAQLSSGADPASATRAALARAAKAVAALADSPHDAPACTYVSAVVGDGEVTIGWTGDSRAYWISGGNGARPSTALTVDDSWAARMVALGVMTSAEAHADRRAHTVTSWLGADADEIALRAETFRPDGPGMIVVCSDGLWNYLPEAAEMAEAVHTAAARRPQGPPLEIARSLVRTALDAGGHDNVTVVLIPFPTNVPPAGEARS
- a CDS encoding vWA domain-containing protein, producing the protein MPEFTIKVDQNRYLPEGGREVHAIVTVEATGAGPAVAGAAGSGPAAEVIIIDTSGSMSFGGKMAEAKRAAKAAVDALRDGVHFAVVAGFNYAKPVYPKSETLEVASARTKGEAKAAIGRLDAAGGTAIGSWLRMADKMMSGHAGGVRHAILLTDGKNQHETPEELDAALTAVNGAFVCDCRGVGTDWEVAEVRKIASTLLGSVDIVADPRDLEADFLAMTENAMGKSVADVALRVWTPQNSTLRYVKQVSPSLADLTGKRTESGPQSGDYPTGAWGDEVRDYHVCVEVPAGDVGRQMRAAWVKLVAPDGSGGEQVLGSGNVLAEWTDDEAKSTQINARVADYTGQSELAGAIQEGLAARREGDLDTATARLGRAVVLAQQAGNEQIAGLLDRVVDVLDPVTGTVRLKRNVDKADEMSLDTRSTKTVRTRKDG
- a CDS encoding FHA domain-containing protein, which gives rise to MPICPNGDQSASDDYCDVCGELMTGAAPAPAAPAPTADGGAGGAAETAGSAEPCPVDDTPRTGRFCETCGYDFETGNRGGGGAGTMPTTQFAQPTAPMPVPAPTVSAPVYARPAPAPHPPPPGGWSAVVAADRDYFQSVLSDLGPDGGSLTFPPYAPDRRYMLVGPQVRIGRRSLTRGFTPEIDLSSPPEDPGVSHIHAVLLARPDGTWVLVDPGSTNGTTLNGSADPIDVNVEIPVGDGDRIHVGAWTTITLRKE